In Phoenix dactylifera cultivar Barhee BC4 chromosome 1, palm_55x_up_171113_PBpolish2nd_filt_p, whole genome shotgun sequence, the genomic stretch ATAGTGTGAAAAGGTAGAGCACGGCATTCACGGGCGTGAGATTGAGCACTCACGTGTGGGTAGAAGGCCGGATAAAATAGAAACTAGAAAGGAATCGACACATGTGACGGTAATTTCATCATTTTGGAGGTTTCATGTGGTCAAACTTGGGTAGGGATTTGGACGGCTGCAGAATTCCGTCCGTCTCGCTTCATTGAGGCCAGAGTAGGCCCCAAGATATCTCTCTCACATGTGGACCCTTGGTCCTTTCTTGTTCTCTACTGGTAAACTACCTAACATTCGCAGGCAATACTATGGTTCCCAAAGAGTTTTTTCTTAttacaatatttttttcaaaaaaaaaagttaatatctaaatatatgatacctgaaaaaactctattttattaaaaaatagcatatttcaaaataacttatatttaatcaagtatttacttttctaaaaaatatatattatatccttaataaaaaaatttatctaaaagtttaattttgaaaaaaaaatccaattacTTGAAAACTTTAACCAAATATGAAGTATTTTTTCCCATTTCTCATGTGGCCATTGTTAGGATCATTCTTAAGCTTCCACTATCTTCCAAACATGAGCTTCGATGGACATGGAAAGTGGATGCCAAAAAAATTATTGAGATTCaaaatatcttatattgagatGCAAAATATCTCTTTATCGATATGGATGTATATATTTAGAAAAAGAAACTGCcatgaaaataattttatagcTAACCAATGGCACAAGGGGATTAGTGTACGTTCTTCGCAACCCTCTCGTGAATCCAGCACCTTGCCGCACTCTCATATTCCTTTTACCTTCTTTGTCAGTAAAATAATATTCTTTTCGTACTTTGACTCAGCTTTTGGAACGCGTGACTGCACCCACACTCGTGACCACAGTTTATATGTTTTTTGTCCGACCTGTTTGGTTTCTTGTGCTTCAGAAAGGGTAATTCTTTGGAAATAATACTCCAAACAATATACAACTGAAAATGACCCATAAACACACTTATTTTTGTATGTCTGATGCTTATACGGCAACTAATACAACTTTGCATGGCATCAAATGTCTTTATCATGTTTGGGGATGAAAGTGATTTTTCAAATTTACACTCCAAAACAATACAAATTAATGCAGCTTTGCATGGCATCAAATGTCTTTATCATGTTTGGGGATGAAAGTTATTTTCAAATTTACACTCCAAAACAATACAAATTAATGCAGCTTTGCATGGCATCAAATGTCTTTATCATGTTTGGGGATGAAAGTTATTTTCAAATTTACACTCCAAAACAATACAAATTAATGCAGCTTTGCATGGCATCAAATGTCTTTGTGAACATGAATATGAGACCGAACGTCTCTCATGATCTCTGCATTCAGTctcgttttttttcttctttgacacCATTTTCTTTAACGAGTTTCGTTGCAGGCGGTGTCGGACGAGGCACGGGCGATGTACAACGGCGGCCAGGCGGGGCTGACGTTCTGGAGCCCGAACGTGAACATCTTCCGGGACCCACGATGGGGTCGCGGCCAGGAGACGCCCGGCGAAGACCCGGGCGTCGCCGGTCGCTACGCCGTCAGCTATGTTCGTGGCCTTCAGCAGCCATACGGTGGGCCTCACGACCACAGCCGGCTGAAGTTGGCGGCCTGCTGCAAGCACTACACAGCCTACGACCTTGATAACTGGCGTGGCGTCGACCGCTACCACTTCAACGCCAAGGTATAACATTTTCCTACGTTAAGTTACGTTTCTCCAttcgttttttctttttttcacaaAAAATGTTGAGTCTACTCTAGACTTAATTAAGCAtagttgaattttttttttctcactcaAATGTTTCATCTGCCAAGTTGATGTTCGGATATATAATGCCTAAAAAAGTAATTCTTATATgtttaataccaaaaaaaatagcaCATTTCAGGACGATTGGGCatctattttttgaaaaaaaatatataaaatatttattatgccCTATATGAAGAGAAAgattttattctattttattaaaaagtttgtgagtatttttttaaaaaaaatctaatttttaactGAAAAAATTTGGACTTTTTTATATTCTacataaatttttctttctcataaaatataaaaaatttattgttataaaaaattaatttttaaaaaaactaatgaaatataaaattttttgttatttttatatCAATCACATTTTCCTTTCTCCCCTTCTCACAGACTAAATGAGTTCCCATGGAATATGAATATTTAAAATCAGTCTATTATTCGAAATATGTTAGTCTCTCCGCTGTGTTGCGCTAATAATATTGGTGATGTACGgctacaatgacaagaccattgAAAAGTACTCCAAACAAATCTCTAATTTTGGAAAGCACACCACGTGCATACTGGACCCTGCCTATTAAATCATGATTTCAATCATATAAAGTAGTAACGTTATCTACTAGCGTCGTTATCAGATTTAATATAAcaacaaaataatttttatttttcttccaacCCCCTCCATTTGCGGTCGTATCCATAATCATGTTAAATTCAACTTACTATGTAGAGAACGGGCATTACTTTACAGAATACATACAAAGCTAAgatagagaggaagaaaaaaaaaattattgggtgtattcgtgcACGTGTTGTATGAATTACTCattatagcaaaaaaaaaaacaaaaagaagacaaaaaaataaaaactaggaAATACAGCATATGTACGTAGTATGAGGGCTGTGTACTTTTGGAAATGTTGTTTATTACTGTATAAGTGATGGTTGAAGGTGGGACCAGcgtatattttggaaatattgGCAAGGTTCTATGGAGATTTTATAAGCCTAGATTTTTGCCACATGAGAGgcattgttcatatgaagcgccggcgagcatgtgtttagttccacatcattTATTCGTGGAGtagattttagatatttatatagaattaagaaactcaaaaaaatatctttcaattagtctttttggtgaggctatgagttgttacaaatggtatcagagcagatccgACCAATGGAGACACTGCAATATGGGCTCATTAAAGCTGATCGCAGGGCAATCATGGTCTTTACGAttatatttgaatggatttggactCTTAGTCTGATGAGGACGTCAAGGCTTAAATAAAAGATATGTGAGGACCTAtacaggcgtgtgtttagtctcacatcggttattcgttaaattttttttggatatttataaaggactacAGAATCTAAAAAATACCTTTGGGCTAGCCTAAAAAAGAACTAATATTAGCTTAAAACGGTTCAAATTACATGTCCAAGCCGCTTCATGCATGTCAAAGCCTATGAGTTTTCTTAAAGTCTTGGTGTGTGATGCTTTTGAACATTTGTAGGTGTCTATTAATAAGCGGTTCTGAAAAAacaaattcattttaattggctcatattttttagttttattcaatATCCTATGCTCAGGatgttcttttcaaacttttgtCCTCTTTGCTGCACCTCCAAGTTCTAAAACTTTGTCTCGCCAAAGCTGGAGAATTTGTCACGTCTCTAACATCTGTTTTGTTTCTTCGTTTTTCTTAGGTAAGCAAGCAAGATTTGGAGGACACCTTTAATGTCCCATTCAAGGCTTGCGTGATGCAAGGGAGGGTGGCAAGCGCCATGTGTTCCTACAACCAAGTCAATGGAGTTCCCACTTGTGCTGACCCCAACCTTCTTCGCAGCACCATTCGTGGAGAATGGAAGCTTAATGGGTGAGTTATATAAGCACTTCTAAATTAAAGGTCCATCTCTATCCACATAGAAGCACTTCTAAATTAAAGGTCCATCTCTATCCACATAGAAGCACTTCTAAATAGAAACCATATTCTTGTTTCTAGGTACATTGTCTCAGATTGTGACTCGGTTGGTGTTTTTTATAACGCGCAGCACTACGCCTCTACTCCGGAAGAGGCAGCTGCAGATGCAATTAAAGCAGGTAACTTGGGAGCTCATGCTACCTCTAGATCACTTATTTGGAAGGataatttgatttaaaatgTTTGAAGTAGAGGTAAATTCGAATCAAGTTAGCTTCAATATAAGCAAAACTAAACATCATTGCTTCCtttccttgcactcaaacaccaTGTTGATATTGACCTGCTTGGAAATTATCCATAAAGAACACAATGGAATGAGTTAGAATGCATCTCTGTAATATGTGTGAAGTTAGTTTTAGAGGTCGACTTGATATTGGAGAAAAAACAATATTATGGCTCTCGATGAGATGAATTGAACAAGTGTTCTACTTACTGCAGTTGGAAGCTCATTCAGATTGGTTTTAGTTATTAACTCGGAACTAGAATTTGATGCCAATAAGTCAGTGATTAGCTCAGTCAAATTTCCAAGAATAGCTTCATAAAAATTCATATTGCCAGGGTAGGACATCTcttacaaaattatttttttgatcaaatacagcagtatataatatatctttttaaatttaaataattttcccTATGGACTTGCAAGTTAACTTTTCTAAAGCTTCAAAAACCAGAGATATTTCAGTTGCAAATATTTAAACTATCCAAAAAACTATAAGGCCATGCAATTGTCCACTAATAAGTGGCTGCTTGTACATGTTTTGACTTTAGGTCTGGATCTGGATTGTGGGCCTTTCCTGGCCCAGTACACTGGCAGTGCTGTGAAGCAGGGGAAGGTGAGTGAGGCCCATATAAATGCTGCACTGAGCAACACCATCACTGTTCAAATGAGATTAGGGATGTATGATGGTGACCTATCAAAACAACCCTTTGGGAACCTAGGCCCTAGAGATGTATGCAGTCCGGCTCATCAGAATCTTGCCCTCGAGGCTGCCCGCCAAGGGATTGTTCTCCTTAAGAACGACGGCCATGCTCTGCCACTCTCTCCCTCGCACCTCCGATCCGTCGCCGTCATCGGGCCAAACTCGGATGCCACCGTCACCATGATCGGAAACTATGCAGGTAatttttatcaaaagaaaaaccaatcaGACTATAGACCATTAAAGCCCAAGAGGTTTATTTTCCAAGATTAATCTTCTATTCTTATATTTGTACTAGGTATTGCTTGTGCTTACACAAGCCCTCATCAAGGAATTGGAAGGTATGTGAAGACCAATCACCAGATGGGCTGCACCAATGTGGCCTGCAATGGGAACCAGCCCATCAAGGCTGCCGTGGCAGCCGCTCGTAATTCAGATGCGACGATCTTGATCATGGGCCTCGATCAATCAATTGAAGCTGAAGCGAGGGACAGAGAAGGGCTCCTCCTTCCCGGCCGGCAGCCGGAGCTGGTGTCAAAGGTTGCGAGGGCTTCAAAGGGGCCTATAATTCTGGTCCTCATGTGTGGTGGCCCTGTGGATGTAACCTTTGCTAAGAATGACCCTAGGATTGCTGCCATCCTCTGGGCCGGGTACCCGGGGCAGGCCGGTGGAGCGGCGATCGCCGATGTGCTATTTGGTACATTCAACCCAGGTATACCATCATATCCCATAATTATAATGATCAAAAATTATCACTGGGCAAAGTTTCATCTCATTTCATTAAACCATCCTCTTATTGTTATTTCTTGTGCAGGTGGCAAGCTCCCTGTGACATGGTACCCCCAAGAATTTGTGGAGAAAGTGTCTATGGCCAACATGGCCATGCGAGCCGACGGGGATCGGGGCTACCCCGGCCGGTCCTACCGGTTCTATAACGGCCCGGTAGTCTACCCCTATGGCCACGGCCTTTCCTACACTAAATTCACCCACTCCCTGGCCCACGCACCGGCCCAGATAGCGGTCCAACTCGACGGCCGCCGCGCCCCGGCCTACAACTCCACCGAACCAGCCCGAGCGGTCCGGGTCTCCCACGCGAGGTGCGACGGCCTCTCCATCCCCGTCCACGTGGACGTGGAGAACGTCGGGGACCGGGATGGGTCCCACACAGTGCTCGTGTATTCGACTCCGCCGGGTACACGATGGGCCCCGCAGAAGCAGCTGGTGGCCTTTGAAAAGGTACACGTGGCGGCCGGTGGACAGGTCCGGGTCGAGCTAGGTGTGGACGTGTGCGGGCAAATGAGCTTTGCCGACGAGTACGGGATCCGAAGGATTCCGATCGGCGAACACAATCTTCAGATCGGCGATTTAATTCACTCGATATCCTTAGATGCCGAAGATCTACGGCCATAGAAGGGGCAAAAGGATGGAAACGCCAACACGCCATATCATCCATAAAAGGGTAGTTAGGTCATTTACAATACCAGGTACAATTGAAATTAAACTCAGTGTTTGGGTGTTAATTGCTGCCAAGGGAGAAGAAAGTTTTATCATTCTTTTCATTGTACTATTCTCATGATCTTGGCCCTAAGAAAGATGGAGGGCAAGATCAATTGGAAAATTGGTGTCAAATTATTTTAAGtggggtggaaaataaggtccctcaagaataaaaagctaaggGTTTAATGATAATTTTGTACAATTTCCATTTACTTTCCTCTTGGATCAAGTTCATTCTCTTCTTCTATAAGCTTGCCTCTATAATTTAGCTACGTTCTTCTCCCTTTTCATGCCAATCTATTGGCATATCAACCTTGGATTTAAATACAAGCAATCAATGCACAAAACAATTAGCATGTGTATAAGTTGATTACTCAATTATATCACAAACATATTATGAAAGAAAATAACAGTTAAACAGCATCTAAATATTTTCAGCATTCTATTATTGGGTTTAATTGACAACAAAGACAAAATATAAACAACAAAATAAATTAACGGTTGGTTGCATTAAGattattattaaaagaaaaCCATCCTTTTAAATTGAAGTAGGATATGCAGAAATTTTTCTTGTATTCAAGTTGGGTCAGCTTTGAATTAGGATAAGTAAGGATCCAAATGCGATCCATACGAGAAAGTGATCATATTTTTCGTTCCAAACTAAGCTAATCCAAATAATTCTGAATTGGATCATACCAAAATACTTCAGTGTTTGTTCTCAATCAAAAATGGGACAATCTACAatccaaataaaataatatgtttttcaagatattttatataataattgAATATCCACTATGGATCCAAAAGAAAATTTAGCCTATTAAAAGGTGGAAACTTACACTAGAGAATGTTGGATGGGCCAGGATGGGATTATAACAATATCAAGGTAGCTCTTGAGCGCGGCTTAAAATGGttgtagtaataataataataatattttattttatttttttttttttttgctgtgaCGGATTGTTCAGACAACACGGGTCCGAATACATCCAAGAAAGTCAAAATACATAATCTCACGAAGTGCCAAAGGCAGCTCCCTCTCTCCTGCCCACAGGGCGTATCCTGAGTGGTGGGCTGCATATGCAGCCACCCAGTCagccgccccattggcctctctgaatacatgcgtggcctgaaaggccacgccatataataataataatattcatATTTCTTTTTTGGCCATATGCTCTACAATCCCttcaattttttctctttttttttctttttctaaccaTTGAAAGTATGTGTAGAGAAACACACCGGTGTCCAATGGCCACAGGTGTTATATGAGTGTGTTAAAATTGCTTTTGCATCtagtatttattttcttttgtttcttttttgtaaAAATTTAGATAAATGTTCAGGTTCATAGTTCACTAAGTTTTTTAGGTAACTTATTTATAAGTGGAGTCTTACCATATAGCTTAAGCTTCGCTTGTTTCTTAATCAAATCAACCTATTATTGAATCATCCAGCCTAAAAATGTATATTATCGTCTTTGTTTCTTTAAATTTGTTCTTGGGAGAGATAGTGTGGCACACTTCCAATAAATTGTTCAGAATACATCTGGATTCACTTACAATGCCGTTCAAAATACATCTGGATTCACTTACAAtgcctttttttatataaacaTGTGAGTGAAATAATTTTGTTTTCTATAACATTTTAATAAGATTCTTTATGTCTATTTCaagttatcatttttttttccgttTGTGAAAACATATAGCATATTTTTTAAGGTGCCACATTGTTAACCACTCTTTTCAAAGAAAGAACATGATTCCTCAAATTAGGCTCTCCCTTCCATGACAATAAGGTCTATAAAGAACAAAAAGCAATGAGGTTTTCTAATAATTTCGAACAATTTTTCATTTACTTGCCTTTGGGCTTCACTTTCTTCTTGTAAATTCTTTTTGGTGTATTTTAGCTTTATGTATTTTATAATCTTTGAAAAGTTAGACTTAGGGACTAGTGATTGAAGTTTATGAGTTTCTTGTCGAGCACCTGATCATGTTCAAGAAAGCAGCTAGTTGAAGCACTTATTTTGttggaagtaaaaaaaaaaaaaaaaaaaagtttagaaTCGAGAGTTTGGTTTTAGGTAAAGTCTTGACTCTAATACTAGATT encodes the following:
- the LOC103720637 gene encoding beta-D-xylosidase 1-like; amino-acid sequence: MANSLLFLLLFSVLLSARIPGGGAARPAFACGGGPVVGLPFCRAALPIRARVADLIGRLTLDEKIRLLVNNAAGVPRLGIGGYEWWSEALHGVSNVGPGVHFGGAYPGATSFPQVISSAASFNATLWELIGKAVSDEARAMYNGGQAGLTFWSPNVNIFRDPRWGRGQETPGEDPGVAGRYAVSYVRGLQQPYGGPHDHSRLKLAACCKHYTAYDLDNWRGVDRYHFNAKVSKQDLEDTFNVPFKACVMQGRVASAMCSYNQVNGVPTCADPNLLRSTIRGEWKLNGYIVSDCDSVGVFYNAQHYASTPEEAAADAIKAGLDLDCGPFLAQYTGSAVKQGKVSEAHINAALSNTITVQMRLGMYDGDLSKQPFGNLGPRDVCSPAHQNLALEAARQGIVLLKNDGHALPLSPSHLRSVAVIGPNSDATVTMIGNYAGIACAYTSPHQGIGRYVKTNHQMGCTNVACNGNQPIKAAVAAARNSDATILIMGLDQSIEAEARDREGLLLPGRQPELVSKVARASKGPIILVLMCGGPVDVTFAKNDPRIAAILWAGYPGQAGGAAIADVLFGTFNPGGKLPVTWYPQEFVEKVSMANMAMRADGDRGYPGRSYRFYNGPVVYPYGHGLSYTKFTHSLAHAPAQIAVQLDGRRAPAYNSTEPARAVRVSHARCDGLSIPVHVDVENVGDRDGSHTVLVYSTPPGTRWAPQKQLVAFEKVHVAAGGQVRVELGVDVCGQMSFADEYGIRRIPIGEHNLQIGDLIHSISLDAEDLRP